One genomic segment of Nitrospira sp. includes these proteins:
- a CDS encoding response regulator transcription factor, with protein MSTASIKKVLIVEDEKDILQLVKLYLEKEGYRTVTASTGSEGLAQVRTEKPDLVVLDLMLPEIDGLEICKRLRSAPDTAMLPIIMLTAKAEESDTIIGLELGADDYVTKPFSPKTLVARVKALFRRLERKPEDGPTRFTYGPLILDLTRHEVTVKGKEVPLTAKEFGLLEHLLRHPGRVLTRDVLLNAVWGYEYYGTTRTVDVHIRRLKQKLPLLDDAILSVKSLGYKLKEADGSG; from the coding sequence ATGAGTACCGCGTCCATCAAAAAAGTCCTCATCGTCGAAGACGAGAAAGACATCCTTCAACTCGTTAAACTCTACCTGGAGAAGGAGGGCTACCGGACCGTCACGGCCTCGACCGGTTCGGAAGGGCTGGCCCAGGTTCGCACGGAAAAACCCGACCTCGTCGTCCTCGACTTGATGCTCCCCGAAATCGACGGGCTCGAAATCTGTAAGCGCCTTCGCTCAGCCCCCGATACCGCGATGCTGCCGATCATCATGCTCACGGCCAAGGCCGAGGAATCGGATACGATCATCGGCCTCGAGTTAGGCGCCGACGACTATGTGACCAAGCCGTTCAGCCCCAAAACGCTGGTCGCGCGGGTGAAAGCGCTGTTCCGCCGACTCGAACGGAAACCGGAGGACGGCCCGACCCGTTTCACCTACGGCCCGCTGATCCTGGATCTCACTCGCCATGAAGTCACGGTAAAAGGGAAAGAAGTCCCGCTCACGGCGAAAGAATTTGGGCTGCTCGAACATCTGCTCCGCCATCCCGGACGAGTACTGACGCGCGATGTCCTGCTCAACGCCGTCTGGGGCTATGAGTACTACGGAACCACCCGAACCGTCGATGTGCATATCCGTCGGCTCAAACAAAAGCTCCCGTTGCTGGATGACGCCATTCTCTCCGTGAAATCGCTCGGCTATAAACTCAAAGAAGCGGACGGGTCCGGATGA
- a CDS encoding ATP-binding protein: protein MRLSIRWKVTLGSLLAVTCGLAVAGLLAMQSLEQQEITQLNDVLDARTNLVEYSLRSAFPAPLSLEQQTHLRDVVRQLGARALARVTLVTADGAVIADSAVDDAGLSAVENHLSRPEVQQALATGQGRDIRASRTTGARTMYRALRTELRHEGKSVVLRVGLPMTMLERETATLQRNLAIALGVAFLMALLLSLWMARNITKPLSDIASVARRLSAGDATIRIQIHSQDEVGLLGETLNQMTDQLRTKIDELSEDRAQLLAMLTSMVEGVMVLDCRGRILQINPALERMFDIRRTEIRGQISTEVLAHPELNSLITTILANRAGQEAEITLTPGGRCLHIETSVAGCERENEACAVLVFHDITELRRLEKIRKDFVANVSHELRTPLTSIKGYVEALLDGGKDDPDTAVSFLTIILKQSDRLNLILEDLLELSKIESGRVSFKEDPLDLRSLIERTLSMIKPLADKKGHQLVSRIDDRIPPIAGDEGRLAQVLTNLLDNAVKYTPERGTITVTASRVPDQAVELTVSDTGLGIPEQDRPRVFERFYRVDKARSREMGGTGLGLAIVKHIVEGHGGQVWVEAHAPQGSRFVVRLPITRQTRGPLHAKEDKII, encoded by the coding sequence ATGAGATTGTCCATCCGCTGGAAGGTGACCCTCGGCAGCCTCCTCGCCGTCACCTGCGGGCTTGCAGTCGCCGGCCTGCTGGCCATGCAATCGCTCGAACAACAAGAGATCACACAACTCAACGACGTACTGGACGCCAGAACCAACCTGGTGGAATACAGCCTCAGGTCGGCGTTCCCCGCGCCGCTATCCCTGGAACAACAGACGCACCTGAGAGACGTCGTCCGTCAGCTGGGAGCGAGAGCGCTGGCTCGGGTGACGCTGGTCACTGCAGACGGCGCCGTCATCGCCGATAGCGCCGTGGACGACGCGGGACTCTCGGCAGTCGAAAATCACCTCTCGCGGCCGGAAGTTCAACAAGCGCTCGCGACCGGCCAGGGGCGAGATATACGCGCCAGCCGCACGACCGGCGCTCGCACCATGTATCGCGCGCTCCGAACGGAGTTGCGCCATGAAGGCAAGTCGGTTGTCCTGCGCGTCGGCCTGCCGATGACGATGCTGGAGCGGGAGACGGCCACACTCCAACGCAATCTGGCCATCGCGCTCGGGGTCGCCTTTCTGATGGCCCTCCTGCTCAGCCTCTGGATGGCCCGCAATATTACGAAGCCGCTCTCGGACATAGCCAGCGTGGCTCGCCGGCTTTCGGCGGGCGATGCGACGATTCGCATCCAGATTCACTCCCAAGATGAGGTCGGCCTGCTGGGCGAAACCCTCAATCAGATGACCGACCAGCTCCGCACGAAGATCGACGAACTCTCGGAAGACCGCGCCCAACTCCTCGCCATGTTGACCTCGATGGTCGAGGGCGTCATGGTCTTGGACTGCCGAGGGCGCATTCTCCAGATCAATCCGGCTCTCGAGCGCATGTTCGATATCCGCCGCACTGAAATTCGCGGGCAGATCAGCACGGAGGTGTTGGCCCATCCGGAACTCAACAGCCTGATCACGACCATCCTCGCGAATCGGGCCGGCCAGGAAGCGGAGATCACCCTCACGCCAGGGGGGCGCTGTCTCCATATCGAAACCTCGGTGGCGGGATGCGAACGCGAAAACGAAGCTTGCGCCGTGCTGGTCTTTCACGACATCACCGAACTGCGCCGCCTGGAAAAAATTCGCAAAGACTTCGTGGCCAATGTGTCGCATGAATTGCGCACGCCTCTGACGTCCATTAAAGGCTATGTGGAGGCGCTATTGGATGGGGGGAAAGACGATCCGGACACCGCCGTCAGCTTTCTCACGATCATCCTGAAACAGAGCGACCGGCTCAACCTGATCTTGGAAGACCTGCTGGAGTTGTCCAAAATCGAGTCGGGAAGAGTGTCATTTAAAGAAGATCCTCTCGATCTTCGTAGTTTGATCGAACGGACCCTCTCGATGATCAAACCCCTGGCCGACAAAAAAGGACACCAGCTCGTCTCCCGCATCGACGACCGGATTCCGCCCATCGCCGGGGACGAAGGTCGCCTCGCGCAAGTCCTTACCAACCTCCTCGACAACGCCGTGAAATACACGCCCGAGCGGGGGACGATTACCGTGACAGCCAGCCGTGTGCCCGACCAGGCAGTAGAACTTACCGTGAGCGATACGGGCCTCGGGATACCGGAGCAGGATCGCCCGCGCGTCTTCGAGCGCTTCTACCGGGTCGACAAAGCCCGCTCACGCGAAATGGGAGGAACCGGACTCGGCCTCGCCATCGTGAAGCATATTGTGGAAGGACATGGGGGACAGGTGTGGGTAGAGGCTCACGCCCCGCAGGGAAGCCGCTTCGTGGTCCGTCTGCCGATCACTCGCCAGACGAGAGGGCCTCTTCACGCAAAAGAGGACAAAATCATATAG
- a CDS encoding inorganic phosphate transporter, translating into MPDLTGFLLLTVVLALLFDFSNGWHDCANAVATVVSTRVMSPLAAVMWAGVLNVAGAFFSTAVAKMIGGGIVFPEAITSVVVGAALAGAILWNLVTLILGLPTSSSHALIGALVGSAVAHGGWSVVQFKGLRAILEAMIFSPLFGFLMGLLIMVAVSWSFFKVPRGVAQKVFSRLQLLSASFMAFSHGSNDAQKAMGIITLALVSSGQLTSSEVPTWVVVSCALAMGAGTMVGGRRIMRTLGMRIVKLDPVHGFAAETGAASVLLFTAHFGLPVSTTHTITSSILGVGATKRLSAVRWGVTTKILSAWIFTMPGAGALGALVYMILSSFA; encoded by the coding sequence ATGCCTGATTTGACGGGGTTTTTATTGTTGACGGTCGTGCTGGCGCTGCTGTTCGATTTTTCGAACGGCTGGCACGATTGCGCGAACGCGGTAGCGACGGTGGTCTCGACCAGGGTGATGAGCCCCTTGGCGGCCGTCATGTGGGCCGGGGTGCTGAACGTGGCCGGCGCGTTTTTCTCCACCGCCGTGGCGAAGATGATCGGCGGCGGAATCGTTTTCCCCGAGGCCATCACCAGTGTGGTGGTGGGGGCCGCGCTGGCCGGCGCGATTCTGTGGAATCTCGTCACGCTGATTCTGGGCTTGCCGACGAGTTCATCGCATGCCTTGATCGGCGCTTTAGTCGGGTCGGCCGTGGCGCACGGGGGCTGGTCGGTGGTGCAGTTCAAAGGGCTGCGGGCGATTCTTGAGGCGATGATTTTCTCTCCGCTGTTTGGGTTCTTGATGGGATTGCTGATTATGGTGGCGGTCAGCTGGTCATTTTTCAAGGTGCCGCGGGGCGTGGCGCAGAAAGTCTTCAGCCGGTTGCAGTTGCTGTCGGCGAGTTTTATGGCCTTCAGCCATGGGTCCAATGACGCGCAAAAGGCGATGGGGATTATCACGCTGGCGCTGGTGTCATCCGGCCAGCTGACCTCGTCGGAGGTGCCGACATGGGTCGTGGTGTCCTGTGCGCTGGCGATGGGTGCGGGCACGATGGTCGGGGGTCGGCGGATCATGCGCACGCTCGGTATGCGGATCGTCAAGCTGGATCCGGTGCATGGATTTGCCGCCGAGACCGGCGCGGCCAGTGTTCTCTTGTTCACGGCGCACTTTGGTCTGCCCGTGAGTACGACGCACACGATTACCTCGTCGATTCTCGGGGTCGGGGCGACCAAACGTCTCTCCGCGGTGCGGTGGGGGGTGACGACGAAGATTCTCTCCGCCTGGATTTTTACCATGCCGGGGGCGGGAGCCCTGGGCGCCCTCGTCTATATGATTTTGTCCTCTTTTGCGTGA
- a CDS encoding DUF47 family protein translates to MFSLIPKEDAFFDMFKKAAHNMIEGSRLLKNMMDQFGDPAAQAKHIKDVEHIGDGITHDIATKLNQTFITPIDREDIHDLASALDDILDAVEAVADRFVIYKITKPTESAIRLADILYQASVAVGQAVDRVGMSHAQINECSVKVNSLENEADRVSRDAISGLFEKETDPISVIKWKEIYETFEAGTDRCEDVANILERIVLKHN, encoded by the coding sequence ATGTTTAGTCTCATACCCAAAGAAGACGCCTTTTTCGACATGTTTAAGAAGGCCGCCCACAATATGATCGAGGGGAGCCGCCTGCTGAAAAACATGATGGACCAGTTTGGCGATCCTGCGGCGCAGGCGAAGCACATTAAAGATGTCGAGCATATCGGCGACGGCATCACGCACGACATCGCGACCAAGCTCAATCAGACCTTCATTACGCCCATCGATCGCGAAGATATTCACGACCTGGCCAGCGCGCTGGACGATATTCTCGATGCCGTGGAAGCCGTGGCCGACCGGTTTGTCATCTATAAAATTACCAAGCCGACCGAGTCGGCGATTCGGCTGGCCGATATTCTCTATCAAGCCTCGGTCGCGGTCGGCCAAGCGGTCGATCGCGTAGGGATGTCGCATGCGCAAATCAACGAATGCAGTGTGAAAGTGAACAGCCTGGAGAATGAAGCCGACCGTGTGTCGCGCGATGCCATCTCCGGTCTGTTTGAGAAAGAGACCGATCCGATTTCCGTCATTAAGTGGAAAGAGATTTACGAGACGTTCGAGGCGGGAACCGATCGATGTGAAGACGTCGCCAACATTCTCGAGCGGATCGTCTTGAAGCATAACTAA
- a CDS encoding beta-ketoacyl-ACP synthase III → MKRMRVIGTGSYLPERIVANSEIAGSLGLSPARIERLTGIRERRWAADGQASSDLAMEASRHALQAAGCSAGEVDAIILSTTSPDMAFPSTACFVQRGLGCRGVAAFDVSASCSGFLYGLSMANAMILSGQANTCLVVAAEVKSRFLDPTDAATAVLFGDGAGAVVVRGEDNQGSKGRGVLGIRLHSDGSKHDLIRVPAGGSRVPASAETVAHHDHVLRMQGASLFRIAVRRVEQAVQDLLKEFGVRIDELSQVVLHQANGRILSNVADRLGIPADRLMSVIDRYGNTSSASVPIALDAAVRAGKIRTDDVVLLGSFGGGLTWATGLLRW, encoded by the coding sequence ATGAAACGAATGCGTGTCATAGGAACCGGCAGTTATCTCCCTGAGCGGATCGTCGCCAATAGCGAGATCGCGGGCTCTCTGGGACTGTCACCGGCCAGGATCGAGCGGCTGACGGGCATCCGCGAGCGGCGGTGGGCGGCTGATGGCCAGGCTTCTTCGGATCTGGCGATGGAGGCGAGCCGTCACGCCCTCCAGGCAGCCGGATGTTCAGCAGGGGAGGTGGATGCGATTATCCTGTCGACCACCTCGCCGGATATGGCGTTCCCCTCGACCGCCTGCTTTGTTCAGCGAGGGTTAGGCTGTCGCGGAGTGGCCGCATTCGATGTGTCCGCGTCCTGCTCGGGATTCCTCTATGGGTTATCGATGGCCAATGCCATGATTCTGAGCGGGCAGGCGAACACCTGCCTGGTCGTGGCGGCTGAAGTGAAGTCGAGATTTTTGGATCCGACCGATGCGGCGACCGCGGTTTTATTCGGTGATGGCGCCGGGGCCGTCGTGGTGCGGGGTGAGGACAATCAGGGATCGAAGGGCCGCGGAGTACTCGGGATTCGGCTCCATTCGGATGGGTCGAAACATGATCTGATCCGCGTGCCCGCCGGCGGATCACGGGTGCCGGCGTCGGCGGAGACCGTAGCACATCATGATCATGTGTTGCGGATGCAAGGTGCCTCGTTATTTCGCATCGCCGTCAGGCGAGTCGAGCAGGCGGTGCAGGACCTTCTCAAAGAATTTGGTGTCCGGATCGATGAACTCAGTCAGGTCGTACTCCATCAGGCCAACGGCCGGATTCTCTCGAATGTGGCGGACCGGCTGGGCATTCCGGCTGATCGGCTGATGTCTGTGATCGACCGGTACGGGAATACCTCCTCGGCGTCCGTCCCCATTGCGCTCGATGCGGCAGTCCGGGCGGGAAAGATTCGAACGGACGATGTGGTGCTGTTAGGAAGCTTCGGGGGCGGCCTGACCTGGGCGACAGGCTTACTGCGGTGGTAG
- the bamD gene encoding outer membrane protein assembly factor BamD: MPRIQKNHHRQSRILTSGLLLVSLLAVGCSSTPKEPAVAAGAKAVGGTDEQIFLGDTIEKNYDPNVIMKRGEAFFDKEEYAEALVEYNHFLDLHKSHVLAPYAAFKIGESHFKMAKSIDRDPEPLTKAITALERMRKDFPGSRYDAQAQQKIQECHEWLAQMHLFVGQFYYRRESYLAAAHRFEQIMKIYPDKPVAPDALYFLAMSYHELGADDWAADNLTLLAEKYPNSKVAADGRSLMAKLGGKKSDTMIAKDSSATPFSDARPYASPNNSPDLPNIPSAASAFGALKLPSANALGQSFTACRLGAWC, encoded by the coding sequence TTGCCACGCATCCAGAAGAACCACCATCGTCAGTCCCGCATTCTGACCAGCGGCCTTCTGCTCGTTTCATTGCTGGCCGTCGGATGTTCGAGTACGCCCAAAGAGCCGGCCGTTGCAGCAGGGGCCAAGGCTGTCGGGGGTACAGACGAGCAGATCTTCCTCGGCGACACGATCGAAAAGAACTACGACCCGAACGTCATCATGAAGCGCGGCGAGGCCTTTTTCGACAAGGAAGAATACGCCGAAGCGCTCGTCGAATATAACCACTTCCTCGACCTGCATAAGAGTCATGTACTCGCCCCCTACGCCGCTTTTAAGATAGGCGAGTCCCATTTCAAAATGGCAAAGTCCATCGATCGGGACCCTGAACCGCTGACCAAAGCCATCACGGCACTCGAGCGCATGCGCAAGGACTTTCCCGGCAGTCGGTACGATGCCCAGGCGCAACAAAAGATCCAGGAATGCCACGAGTGGCTCGCCCAGATGCACCTCTTCGTCGGGCAGTTCTACTACCGCCGCGAGTCGTATTTAGCCGCCGCCCATCGATTCGAACAGATCATGAAGATCTATCCGGATAAACCGGTGGCCCCCGATGCCCTCTACTTCCTGGCGATGAGTTACCATGAACTGGGCGCGGACGATTGGGCGGCCGATAACCTAACCTTATTGGCTGAGAAATATCCCAACAGCAAAGTGGCGGCCGACGGCCGGTCATTGATGGCCAAACTCGGCGGCAAGAAGTCAGACACAATGATCGCGAAAGATTCGTCGGCCACACCGTTCTCGGATGCTCGGCCGTACGCCTCACCGAACAACAGCCCCGATCTTCCCAACATCCCCAGTGCGGCCTCTGCATTCGGCGCTCTCAAGCTACCCTCCGCCAATGCCCTGGGCCAATCCTTCACCGCCTGCCGTCTCGGCGCCTGGTGCTAA
- a CDS encoding cytochrome c biogenesis protein CcdA, which translates to MPQISLLAAFSAGLLSFVSPCVLPLVPSYISYITGLSVEQLTDASERNKFKSAIILNALLFIGGFSTVFIAFGASASFLGQILITYQDHIRRIGGVMIIVFGLYLLGILNLNFLKVEHRYQFRNRPAGYLGSFFIGVAFAAGWTPCVGPVLGTILLYASTTDSLWSGVVLLACYSLGLGLPLFLTALGVDRFLAYFKEVRAYLWGVSTVSGVLLIVVGVMIYANSLTMITSFLERYGIGWYLSQ; encoded by the coding sequence ATGCCACAGATTTCTCTGCTCGCCGCGTTCTCAGCCGGTCTGCTGTCGTTTGTATCGCCCTGTGTGCTGCCGCTCGTGCCATCGTACATTTCCTACATCACCGGGCTTTCGGTCGAACAACTGACGGATGCGAGCGAACGGAACAAGTTCAAATCCGCCATCATTCTCAATGCGCTCCTGTTCATCGGCGGGTTTTCGACGGTATTCATCGCGTTCGGCGCCTCTGCCAGCTTTCTCGGGCAAATCCTGATCACCTATCAGGATCACATTCGCCGCATCGGCGGCGTGATGATCATTGTGTTCGGTCTCTATCTGCTGGGTATTCTGAATCTCAACTTCTTGAAGGTGGAGCACCGGTATCAGTTCCGCAATCGTCCGGCCGGCTATTTGGGGTCGTTCTTCATCGGAGTGGCGTTTGCTGCCGGATGGACGCCCTGCGTCGGCCCGGTGTTGGGTACGATTCTGCTTTACGCCAGCACGACCGATTCGCTCTGGAGCGGGGTGGTCTTGTTGGCGTGCTACTCCTTGGGGTTGGGCTTGCCGCTGTTTCTCACGGCGCTGGGAGTCGACCGCTTCCTGGCCTATTTTAAAGAGGTGCGCGCCTATCTCTGGGGCGTGTCAACGGTGAGCGGCGTGCTGCTCATTGTGGTGGGCGTCATGATCTACGCCAATTCCCTCACGATGATCACCAGCTTCCTTGAACGGTATGGCATCGGCTGGTACCTCAGCCAGTAG
- a CDS encoding TlpA disulfide reductase family protein, producing the protein MKRLLVALLLSGLGLLDTSTGVSAWTRGEAASLSLPVADRGVVKVGDEAPNFQLRDLDGNVVSLAQLRGKVVLVNFWATWCGPCRIEMPAMEQLYRSYSRKDFEILAVSTDPQGAAVTRPFQQEMGFTFPILHDAEYRVGLMYGARSLPMTFMVDRNGIVRQKVPGARDWGGPDARALIQALMKS; encoded by the coding sequence ATGAAGCGGTTGTTGGTCGCGTTGCTGCTGAGCGGTCTCGGTCTGCTGGATACTTCTACCGGAGTATCGGCCTGGACTCGTGGCGAGGCCGCCTCTCTTTCCCTGCCGGTTGCCGATCGCGGGGTCGTCAAGGTGGGCGACGAAGCCCCCAATTTTCAGCTGCGTGATCTGGATGGGAACGTCGTGTCGCTTGCCCAGTTGCGCGGGAAAGTGGTGCTCGTGAATTTCTGGGCGACCTGGTGCGGGCCCTGTCGGATCGAAATGCCGGCGATGGAGCAGTTGTATCGGAGCTACTCGCGCAAAGACTTCGAGATTCTCGCCGTCTCTACCGACCCACAGGGCGCGGCGGTGACTCGGCCCTTTCAACAGGAAATGGGATTCACCTTCCCGATCCTGCACGATGCCGAGTATCGCGTCGGGTTGATGTACGGCGCGCGGAGTTTGCCTATGACGTTCATGGTCGATCGTAACGGCATTGTCAGACAGAAGGTGCCGGGCGCCCGTGATTGGGGCGGCCCTGATGCGCGCGCACTGATTCAGGCCCTCATGAAATCCTGA
- a CDS encoding TlpA disulfide reductase family protein translates to MADQTPSSQPTNQERPKGGSRLFILAAGAVVLVVTFAIVWLQSSKYEPLVVGKAAPDFTLTDLNDKPHRLSDFRGKVVFLNFWATWCAPCREEMPSMEVLNKSFEKDGLVVLAVSIDRVTTTKDIPPFVKSLNLTFPVLIDSWGITDKPYKRLGVPETFIIDQQGIVREIIIGPKDWTRIDNLKTLATLLNVTPQPAFPQDRGTMKPGSFEGAL, encoded by the coding sequence TTGGCTGATCAGACACCTTCTTCTCAACCCACCAATCAGGAACGGCCGAAGGGCGGTTCGCGGTTGTTTATCCTGGCCGCCGGAGCAGTGGTGCTCGTCGTGACGTTTGCCATTGTCTGGCTGCAGAGTTCGAAGTATGAGCCGCTGGTGGTTGGGAAGGCGGCGCCGGATTTCACTCTGACCGATCTAAACGACAAGCCCCATCGGCTCTCCGACTTTCGCGGGAAAGTGGTCTTTTTGAATTTCTGGGCCACGTGGTGCGCTCCCTGCCGTGAGGAAATGCCCTCGATGGAAGTCCTCAATAAGAGCTTTGAGAAAGACGGGTTGGTCGTGCTCGCCGTGAGTATCGATCGGGTGACGACCACGAAAGATATTCCTCCGTTCGTCAAAAGCCTGAATCTGACCTTCCCGGTCCTCATCGATTCGTGGGGCATCACGGACAAACCCTATAAGCGGTTGGGAGTACCTGAGACCTTCATCATCGATCAGCAGGGCATTGTGCGAGAGATCATCATCGGTCCGAAGGACTGGACGAGGATCGACAATCTCAAGACGCTCGCGACCTTGCTGAATGTGACCCCCCAACCCGCATTCCCTCAAGACCGTGGTACGATGAAGCCTGGAAGTTTTGAAGGGGCATTATGA
- the ccsB gene encoding c-type cytochrome biogenesis protein CcsB has protein sequence MMKSLFLFDMTFWLYLAALVLYIGYLFARRPSMTLAPAGHVPDNFDERDGVWATQLGQVATLVTIFGWMLNTGALLTRAFERMEHSGTFAPWSNQFEAMAYVSWAIILGYVLLEMRYKIKAIGAFVVGIGFIAMGAASLLPYRYQTAEPLVPALNSYWIYIHVSVTLTSYAAFATAGGLGVMYLFKERAERLGKTTGFYAAFPDLETIDELGYKAITVGFPMLAFGIILGAMWANYAWGGYWSWDPKETWSLIVWLIYGAYIHARMTRGWEGHKAAIYAVFGFLMVIFCFWGVNFLLSGLHAYA, from the coding sequence ATGATGAAGTCATTGTTCCTGTTCGATATGACCTTCTGGCTGTATTTGGCCGCGTTGGTGTTGTACATCGGGTATTTGTTCGCACGGCGGCCGTCGATGACGCTTGCCCCGGCGGGGCATGTCCCAGACAATTTCGATGAACGTGACGGCGTGTGGGCGACGCAGTTGGGCCAAGTCGCGACGCTTGTGACCATCTTCGGGTGGATGTTGAACACTGGCGCGCTCTTGACCCGGGCATTCGAGCGGATGGAACACTCCGGCACCTTCGCGCCCTGGTCGAATCAATTCGAAGCAATGGCCTATGTTTCCTGGGCGATTATTCTCGGCTATGTGCTCCTGGAGATGCGGTACAAGATTAAGGCGATCGGGGCTTTCGTCGTTGGCATCGGATTCATTGCTATGGGGGCCGCATCGCTCCTGCCCTACCGCTACCAGACGGCGGAACCGTTGGTGCCAGCGCTCAACAGCTATTGGATTTACATCCATGTGTCCGTGACGTTGACGAGCTACGCCGCATTTGCGACAGCGGGTGGGCTTGGCGTGATGTATCTGTTCAAGGAGCGGGCGGAGCGTCTCGGGAAAACAACCGGCTTCTATGCCGCATTTCCTGATCTCGAAACGATTGATGAGTTAGGGTATAAAGCCATTACCGTCGGGTTTCCGATGCTGGCCTTCGGGATTATTCTTGGCGCCATGTGGGCGAATTATGCGTGGGGCGGCTATTGGAGCTGGGATCCTAAAGAAACCTGGTCGCTGATCGTCTGGCTGATATACGGCGCCTACATCCATGCCCGGATGACCCGAGGCTGGGAAGGCCATAAGGCGGCGATCTACGCGGTGTTTGGATTCTTGATGGTCATTTTCTGTTTCTGGGGCGTGAATTTCTTGTTGTCCGGCTTGCACGCCTACGCCTAG
- a CDS encoding cytochrome c biogenesis protein ResB: MNSQPDALPKEPSIRPSTPGLGWEEFSRELVEFFASVKLAIFLFLFIAITATIGTVIQQGERAEVYVQEYGENAYRWFLRLGFTDVYHTWWFTSLLGLLCVNSLTCFYKRFPSVWRSMKQDKVGVTMAFIKNMKQQAEIPLDNTKEAVAQQMVHHFVTKGYRVLAKNEPGEVTVYATKGVMGRVGAHMAHLSATVIIFGGLLGTYYGFQEFGVCLEGQTYHIPRGNFDLKVDKFWIDYHENGSVKSYNSTLTVVDGGQSVVTKTISVNDPLVYKGIWFYQSSYGDAWDQVEVARINIKDKETDKVLKTVDLEWQKVQALPDLNVKLSITDFVADFAFNSTEKKVYSKTIEHANPAVKLVINERDSVQATPWLFQQFPDLFNIKDSKYQFELVGYKPRKFTGLQIAKNPGINIVWTGCTMIVVGITLSSFIFHRRLWAKIVPGQTGVTVHLGGTTHKSQIDFQKEFRKLTEKIQTFKA, encoded by the coding sequence ATGAATAGCCAACCTGATGCCCTCCCCAAAGAGCCCTCAATCCGTCCGTCGACTCCCGGTTTAGGCTGGGAGGAGTTCTCGCGTGAACTCGTTGAATTCTTTGCTTCCGTCAAGCTCGCGATCTTCCTGTTTCTGTTTATTGCGATCACCGCGACGATCGGGACGGTGATCCAGCAAGGTGAACGGGCAGAGGTCTATGTTCAGGAGTACGGGGAGAACGCCTACCGGTGGTTTCTTCGCCTGGGGTTTACAGATGTCTATCACACCTGGTGGTTCACGAGTCTGCTCGGCCTGCTCTGCGTCAATTCGCTGACCTGTTTTTATAAGCGGTTTCCTTCCGTCTGGCGCTCCATGAAGCAGGACAAGGTGGGCGTCACGATGGCGTTCATCAAGAACATGAAACAGCAGGCGGAAATTCCCCTCGACAACACCAAAGAAGCGGTGGCCCAGCAGATGGTGCATCATTTTGTGACGAAGGGGTACCGGGTTCTCGCGAAAAATGAGCCGGGAGAAGTGACGGTCTACGCCACAAAAGGAGTGATGGGGCGGGTCGGAGCTCATATGGCCCATTTGAGCGCGACGGTCATTATCTTCGGCGGGTTGCTTGGGACCTATTATGGGTTCCAGGAGTTCGGCGTGTGCCTGGAAGGGCAGACCTATCATATTCCCCGGGGCAACTTCGATTTGAAGGTCGATAAATTCTGGATCGACTATCACGAGAACGGGTCGGTCAAATCGTACAACAGCACCTTAACCGTGGTGGACGGCGGGCAGTCGGTGGTGACGAAGACGATTTCGGTGAATGATCCGCTGGTCTACAAGGGGATCTGGTTTTATCAATCCAGCTATGGCGACGCGTGGGACCAGGTCGAAGTCGCGCGGATCAACATTAAGGATAAAGAGACGGACAAGGTGTTGAAGACGGTCGATCTCGAATGGCAGAAGGTACAGGCGCTGCCCGATCTCAATGTGAAACTGTCGATCACGGACTTTGTCGCGGATTTCGCCTTTAACTCCACGGAAAAGAAGGTCTATTCCAAGACCATCGAGCATGCGAATCCTGCGGTGAAGCTGGTGATCAATGAACGGGATTCCGTGCAGGCCACGCCGTGGCTCTTTCAACAATTTCCCGACCTCTTCAATATCAAAGACTCCAAGTACCAATTCGAACTGGTCGGGTACAAGCCGAGGAAGTTCACCGGCCTCCAGATCGCGAAGAATCCCGGGATCAATATTGTGTGGACGGGGTGTACCATGATCGTCGTGGGCATTACGCTTTCGTCGTTCATCTTCCATCGCCGTCTCTGGGCCAAGATTGTGCCGGGTCAGACGGGGGTGACGGTCCATCTCGGCGGGACGACTCATAAAAGCCAGATCGATTTTCAAAAGGAATTCCGGAAGCTGACGGAAAAGATCCAGACGTTCAAGGCGTGA